The Indicator indicator isolate 239-I01 chromosome 32, UM_Iind_1.1, whole genome shotgun sequence genome contains a region encoding:
- the LOC128977379 gene encoding probable glutamate receptor, with protein sequence MDKGLHLVFCVLATMLLLRESSQTGTRNADAVRKVADLRGSGEGLPTLTVTTILEDPYVMVRSAELEGYCMDLLKALAAMLHFSYKVKVVGDGQYGAVSPGGNWTGMVGEILRQEADMAVAPLTVTSAREEVVSFTTPFLQTGIGILLRKDTVSQEMSFFHFLAPFSKETWTGLLFAYLLTCFCLFLVARLSPCEWNEPKNEENHFTFLNSLWFGAGALALQGVTPRPKALSVRVIAAVWWLFTIALLAAYIANFTALLSSSSEQLPIQTFEDLVKQRKLEFGTLEGSSTFYFFKNSKNPIHQMIYEYMDKRRDHVLVKTYQEAVQRVMESDYAFIGESISQDLAAARHCNLIRAPEVIGARGFGIATTQASPWTKKLSIAVLKLRESGDLDYLRNKWWESSCMHRSRDSWSPLQPQALGGLFLTLAMGLALGVIAALVELSNRSRHTAGHLKKSCCSVFTEEMCARLRGKESSRHSQEAAGKASA encoded by the exons gaaCAAGGAATGCTGATGCTGTGAGGAAG GTCGCTGACTTAAGGGGATCAGGAGAGGGTCTTCCAACTTTGACTGTCACAACAATCCTG GAGGATCCCTACGTCATGGTGAGgagtgcagagctggagggctACTGCATGGACCTGCTGAAGGCTCTTGCTGCCATGCTTCACTTCAGCTACAAGGTGAAGGTGGTGGGCGATGGGCAGTACGGTGCCGTCTCTCCCGGGGGCAACTGGACTGGGATGGTTGGTGAAATCCTGAGACAG GAAGCAGACATGGCAGTGGCTCCGCTGACAGTCACCTCTGCCCGGGAGGAGGTGGTCTCCTTCACCACCCCCTTCCTGCAGACTGGCATTGGCATCCTGCTTCGCAAGGACACTGTCTCTCAGGAGATGTCTTTCTTCCACTTCCTGGCTCCTTTCAGCAAGGAGACCTGGACTGGCCTTTTATTTGCTTACCTGCTGACCTGCTTCTGCCTCTTTCTTGTTGCCAG ATTGAGCCCCTGTGAATGGAATGAACCAAAGAATGAGGAGAACCACTTCACCTTCTTAAACAGCCTCTGGTTTGGAGCAGGAGCCCTTGCTCTGCAAG GTGTCACCCCCCGGCCCAAAGCTCTCTCGGTGAGGGTCATTGCTGCTGTCTGGTGGCTCTTCACCATCGCCTTGCTGGCTGCCTACATCGCCAACTTCACCgccctgctgagctccagcagtgagcagctccCAATCCAGACTTTTGAAGACCTTGTGAAGCAGAGGAAGCTTGAGTTTGGGACACTGGAAGGCTCCTCCACTTTCTACTTCTTCAAG AACTCCAAGAATCCCATCCACCAGATGATTTATGAGTACATGGACAAGAGAAGAGACCATGTCCTGGTCAAAACCTACCAGGAGGCCGTCCAGCGCGTGATGGAGTCTGACTATGCCTTCATTGGAGAGTCCATCTCTCAGGACCTTGCAGCTGCCAGGCACTGCAACCTGATCAGGGCCCCTGAAGTTATTGGAGCCAGAGGATTTGGCATTGCCACTACCCAGG CATCCCCCTGGACCAAGAAGCTCTCCATTGCTGTCCTCAAGCTACGGGAGTCAGGGGACCTGGACTACCTGCGCAACAAGTGGTGGGAGAGCAGCTGCATGCACAGGAGTAGGGACAGCTGGAGCCCACTGCAGCCCCAGGCTCTGGGGGGCCTCTTCCTCACCCTCGCCATGGGCCTGGCGCTCGGCGTGATCGCGGCGCTGGTGGAGCTCTCCAACAGAAGcaggcacactgctgggcaCCTGAAG aagtcctgctgctctgttttcacAGAGGAGATGTGCGCTCGGCTGCGGGGCAAGGAGAGCTCCAGGCACAGCCAGGAGGCTGCGGGGAAGGCCAGCGCTTGA